One part of the Salmo salar chromosome ssa10, Ssal_v3.1, whole genome shotgun sequence genome encodes these proteins:
- the LOC106560304 gene encoding volume-regulated anion channel subunit LRRC8D, with the protein MMFTLTEVAALNDIQPTYRILKPWWDVFMDYLGVVMLMLAIFSGTMQLTKDQVVCLPILEPASEDPSGFTTPQPAEGSGSGTGNGGSRGTLDAAPLVTKDLPDSVVHQIHFTHSGGVGQQPLPTGVRTNLDFQQYVFVNQMCYHVALPWYSKYFPYLALIHTIVLMVSSNFWFKYPKTCSKIEHFVGILGKCFESPWTTKALSETACEDSEENKQRLTGAPFLPKHISTSSEEGSPNQSTPMLAKSGVKFTADKPVIEVPCMTILDNKDGEQAKALFEKVRKFRTHVEDSDLIYKLYVAQTVIKTVKFILILCYTMTFVAAIDFDHVCEPDIKHLTGYTKFQCTHNMAFMLRKLLVSYISLVCIYGLICIYTLFWLFRRPLKEYSFEKVREESSFSDIPDVKNDFAFLLHMVDQYDQLYSKRFGVFLSEVSENKLREISLNHEWTFEKLRQHVTRNAQDKLELHLFMLSGLPDAVFDLTDLEILKLELIPEARITAKISQMINIQELHFYHCPAKVEQTAFSFLRDHLRCLHVKFTDVAEIPTWVYLLKSLRELYLVGNLNSENNKMIGLESLRDLRHLKILHLKSNLTKVPTNITDLSPHLIKLVVHNDGTKLLVLNSLKKMMNLAELELHNCELERIPHAIFSLTNLQELDLKSNNIRTIEEVISFQHLKRLICLKLWHNKIITIPLSISHVKNLESLYLSHNKLESLPIPLFNLLKLRYLDISHNSIVVIPLEIGFMQNLQHFAITGNKVEVVPKQLFKCTKLRTLCLGHNCIAVLPERISNLVQLTNLELKGNCLDRLPPQLGQCHHLRRNCLVVEDHLFDSLPLEIKESINQEANVPFANGV; encoded by the coding sequence TGATGTTTACTCTTACCGAGGTAGCCGCCCTgaatgacatccagccaacctATCGGATCTTGAAACCATGGTGGGACGTCTTTATGGACTACCTGGGGGTCGTCATGCTGATGCTGGCCATATTTTCTGGAACCATGCAGTTAACCAAAGACCAGGTTGTTTGCCTTCCCATCCTGGAACCAGCTTCAGAGGATCCCAGCGGCTTCACAACACCGCAGCCAGCGGAGGGGTCTGGTTCTGGGACAGGGAACGGAGGAAGTAGGGGGACGCTAGACGCCGCTCCCCTAGTGACTAAGGATCTACCGGATAGTGTTGTTCATCAGATTCACTTTACACATTCTGGTGGTGTTGGACAGCAGCCTCTGCCAACAGGCGTCAGGACAAACCTGGACTTTCAGCAGTATGTTTTTGTCAATCAGATGTGCTACCATGTCGCCCTGCCGTGGTATTCTAAATACTTCCCATACCTTGCTCTCATACACACCATCGTCCTCATGGTCAGCAGTAACTTCTGGTTCAAATATCCAAAGACTTGTTCGAAAATAGAGCATTTTGTGGGGATTCTGGGGAAGTGTTTTGAGTCTCCTTGGACGACCAAGGCATTATCTGAGACGGCATGTGAGGACTCAGAGGAGAATAAGCAAAGGCTCACTGGTGCCCCTTTCCTGCCAAAACATATCTCAACCAGCAGTGAAGAGGGAAGTCCTAACCAGTCCACCCCGATGCTGGCTAAGTCTGGGGTCAAGTTCACTGCTGATAAGCCTGTCATTGAAGTCCCATGCATGACCATACTAGACAATAAAGATGGAGAGCAGGCCAAGGCCCTATTTGAAAAGGTTAGGAAGTTCCGTACCCACGTGGAAGACAGTGATTTGATCTACAAGCTCTACGTTGCCCAAACAGTGATCAAAACTGTGAAGTTCATTTTGATCTTGTGTTACACAATGACGTTTGTTGCTGCCATTGACTTTGACCATGTGTGTGAGCCTGACATCAAACATTTAACTGGATACACTAAATTCCAATGCACACATAACATGGCATTCATGTTAAGGAAGCTGCTTGTCAGCTATATTTCCCTCGTCTGTATATACGGCCTCATCTGTATATACACACTCTTCTGGCTCTTTCGACGACCTCTCAAGGAGTACTCTTTCGAGAaagtcagagaggagagtagcTTCAGTGACATTCCTGACGTGAAGAACGACTTTGCATTTCTCTTGCACATGGTCGATCAGTACGACCAGCTGTACTCTAAGCGTTTTGGCGTCTTCCTCTCTGAAGTCAGTGAGAACAAGCTGCGGGAGATCAGCTTGAATCACGAGTGGACATTCGAGAAACTGAGACAGCATGTAACCCGCAACGCTCAGGACAAACTGGAGCTCCATCTCTTCATGCTGTCAGGTTTGCCAGACGCTGTCTTTGACCTGACAGATCTGGAGATCCTGAAGCTGGAACTGATCCCAGAAGCCAGGATAACAGCCAAGATCTCCCAGATGATCAACATTCAGGAGCTACACTtctaccactgtcctgccaaagTCGAGCAGACCGCGTTCAGTTTCCTTCGTGACCACCTCCGGTGCCTTCATGTCAAGTTTACGGATGTAGCCGAGATCCCCACTTGGGTGTACCTGTTGAAAAGTCTGAGGGAACTGTACTTGGTCGGGAATCTGAATTCTGAAAACAACAAGATGATCGGCTTAGAATCTCTCAGAGACCTGAGGCATCTAAAGATTCTGCATCTAAAAAGCAATTTGACGAAGGTCCCGACCAACATAACAGATCTCTCTCCACACCTGATCAAGCTGGTGGTACACAATGACGGTACTAAACTCCTGGTACTGAACAGTTTGAAGAAAATGATGAATCTAGCTGAACTAGAGCTTCACAACTGTGAACTGGAGAGGATACCCCATGCTATTTTCAGTTTGACCAACCTGCAGGAGCTGGACCTGAAATCCAACAACATTCGCACCATTGAGGAGGTCATCAGCTTCCAGCACCTCAAGAGGCTGATCTGCCTCAAACTGTGGCACAATAAAATCATTACCATTCCATTGTCAATAAGCCATGTCAAAAACCTTGAGTCCCTCTACCTTTCGCACAATAAACTTGAATCTTTGCCCATACCCTTGTTTAACCTGCTCAAGCTGAGGTATCTGGACATTAGCCACAACTCCATAGTGGTGATTCCGCTGGAGATTGGTTTCATGCAGAACCTCCAGCACTTTGCCATTACAGGCAACAAGGTGGAGGTAGTACCCAAGCAGCTGTTTAAGTGCACCAAACTGAGGACACTATGTCTGGGACACAATTGTATTGCCGTCCTTCCAGAGAGGATCAGCAATCTGGTGCAGCTAACAAACCTGGAGCTGAAGGGAAACTGTCTGGACCGCCTGCCGCCCCAGCTAGGCCAGTGTCACCACCTCCGCAGGAACTGCCTGGTGGTGGAGGACCACCTGTTTGACTCACTCCCCCTAGAGATCAAGGAGAGTATCAATCAGGAAGCCAACGTGCCCTTTGCTAATGGGGTGTGA